The following coding sequences lie in one Glycine soja cultivar W05 chromosome 16, ASM419377v2, whole genome shotgun sequence genomic window:
- the LOC114389798 gene encoding serine/threonine-protein phosphatase 7 long form homolog, translated as MASSSSCSSSIQTRSGPLDGDVLWMQPKHVSEHVWNGEPDRKLHIRRAVPTYQIPEEIVPLLRQCGFYWIMKMGYLKINAALITAFIERWRPETHTFHLRCGEATITLQDVSVLLGLRTNGAPLIGSTNLVWADLCEELLGVRPQEGEIEGSVVKLSWLAHHFSHINIDEGNVEQLQRFTRAWILRFIGGVLFVNKTSSRVSLRLDMMKRHEFVWEPYTPTVMAALSPICVVGSVAWFAVVPLICFHVVECHQPDRVLRQFRLQQPIPECASQPQNLHGITLKGKQDENWFHLLAPMISQWNN; from the exons ATGGCATCTTCATCGTCATGTTCCTCAAGTATACAAACTAGGTCTGGTCCACTTGATGGTGACGTGTTGTGGATGCAACctaagcatgtttcagaacatgtttggaatggggaaccAGACAGGAAACTACACATCAGACGAGCAGTCCCGACGTATCAAATCCCAGAGGAAATTGTTCCTTTGCTTCGACAATGTGGGTTTTATTGGATCATGAAGATGGGATACCTCAAGATAAATGCGGCCTTAATTACTGCGTtcattgaaagatggaggcccgaaACCCACACGTTTCACCTGAGATGCGGAGAGGCTACcattactcttcaagatgtgTCAGTTTTATTAGGTCTGCGTACTAACggggcaccattaattggttcaacaaatcTTGTTTGGGCCGATTTGTGTGAAGAATTATTAggagtcagaccacaggaaGGCGAAATTGAAGGCAGTGTCgtcaaattaagttggttggctcaccatttttctcACATAAATATTGATGAGGGTAACGTTGAGcaattacaaaggtttacccgtgcGTGGATTCTTCGATTCATAGGAGGTGTCCTCTTTGTTAACAAAACTAGTAGCAGAGTTTCCTTAAG ATTGGATATgatgaaacgacatgag TTTGTCTGGGAGCCATACACACCAACTGTGATGGCAGCGTTGTCTCCAATTTGTGTGGTTGGAAGTGTAGCCTGGTTCGCGGTGGTGCCACtgatttgtttccatgttgttgaGTGTCACCAACCCGATAGAGTTTTACGACAATTTAGATTGCAACAACCTATTCCCGAGTGTGCTTCGCAACCGCAGAATCTCCATGGCATAACgctcaaaggcaaacaagatGAGAATTGGTTCCACCTGTTGGCCCCAATGATTAGTCAGTGGAACAATTGA